The proteins below are encoded in one region of Candidatus Thiodiazotropha sp. LNASS1:
- a CDS encoding NYN domain-containing protein — protein MHQDIKIGVFVDAENVRYNGGYQLRYDILRMFAARYGGSLLRLNTYIAFDQERAKEDPEYRRRAMTYQQMVREYGWKVIVKNVRRYTDEEGNVTTKANADLDMAVDAMLQSEKLDLLLLVTGDGDFLQVVTALQDRGCRVELLGFRNVSQELRRLVDDYYSGFLIPDLLPISYEPRNDWGEPGSCVRGVCAKWFPEKGYGFLRFLKRIDPNMWIIDPRQDGSPYESVFCHANELADEVTDEVMSNRDSILEFYIQKSDKDDGYVANNVRLVPSYGGTGL, from the coding sequence TTGCATCAAGATATTAAAATTGGCGTATTTGTCGACGCAGAAAATGTCAGATATAACGGCGGATACCAGCTGCGCTACGACATCCTGAGGATGTTCGCAGCGCGATATGGCGGATCCCTTCTCAGGCTCAATACCTACATAGCCTTCGACCAGGAACGCGCCAAGGAGGATCCCGAGTATCGTCGTCGTGCCATGACCTATCAGCAAATGGTCAGAGAGTACGGCTGGAAAGTCATTGTGAAGAATGTCCGCCGCTATACGGATGAAGAGGGTAACGTCACCACCAAAGCCAATGCAGATCTGGATATGGCCGTTGATGCCATGTTGCAATCGGAGAAACTCGACCTGTTGCTTCTCGTCACAGGTGACGGCGATTTTCTGCAGGTCGTGACCGCCCTGCAGGATCGCGGCTGTCGGGTTGAATTGCTCGGGTTCCGCAATGTTTCGCAGGAATTGCGCAGACTTGTAGACGATTACTATTCGGGTTTTCTGATCCCCGATCTGTTGCCGATCTCATATGAACCGCGCAATGATTGGGGAGAACCGGGTTCCTGTGTCCGAGGGGTCTGTGCGAAGTGGTTTCCGGAAAAGGGTTATGGCTTTTTACGTTTTCTCAAACGTATCGATCCTAATATGTGGATTATCGATCCCCGCCAGGATGGCTCTCCTTACGAGAGTGTCTTTTGCCACGCCAATGAACTGGCTGACGAAGTCACGGATGAAGTAATGTCAAATCGGGACTCCATACTCGAATTCTATATCCAAAAGAGTGATAAGGATGACGGCTACGTGGCCAATAATGTACGCCTGGTACCAAGCTATGGCGGCACGGGACTCTAG
- the zwf gene encoding glucose-6-phosphate dehydrogenase, which translates to MTSTDIPVHQRFNAHELFLQADRLEPCVLVIFGAAGDLTRRKLIPALYNLVHEQALDERFAVIGYSRRPQSDEQYRAILFDGLKTYSRSQPIDDGVWQAFSKRISYVEGNFEDPEGYVALRGALEAIEQVIGSEGNRLFYFATPPSAAPVILHRLSEAGLLQSGGAAAPWTRVIMEKPYGRDLESASELNRIVAEVLQEDQVYRIDHYLGKETVQNILVARLGNTIFEPLWNRKYIDHIQITAAESIGVEGRGRFYDKTGVIRDMVQSHLLQVLSLCAMEPPVSFAADDIRDKRVEVLRSLRQFSSQEVLQHLVFGQYRGYRDEENVDPQSRTPTYAAIKCYIDNWRWQGVPFFLRVGKHLAQRMTEISVVFRPVPLCLFGRDDVCQDLEPNVLTIRIQPDEGMALKISSKRPGGEMEVGSVEMDFSYSETYTHPIKDAYERLLLDAVKGDATLFARRDEVEFAWRFVTPILNNWESAVKRQPVFYAEGSEGPEEAEKLMDRYSRQWREII; encoded by the coding sequence ATGACGTCCACCGATATTCCGGTACATCAACGTTTTAACGCGCATGAACTGTTTCTGCAGGCAGATCGATTAGAGCCATGTGTATTGGTGATATTCGGTGCTGCTGGTGATTTGACACGACGCAAGCTCATACCTGCACTCTATAATTTGGTGCACGAACAGGCACTGGATGAACGTTTTGCGGTTATCGGCTACAGTCGCAGGCCTCAAAGTGATGAACAATATCGCGCCATCCTTTTTGACGGCCTGAAGACCTACTCGCGATCTCAACCCATTGATGACGGTGTCTGGCAGGCATTCAGCAAGCGCATCAGCTATGTGGAAGGTAATTTTGAAGACCCGGAAGGTTATGTTGCCCTGCGCGGGGCATTGGAAGCTATCGAACAAGTAATCGGCAGCGAAGGAAATCGTCTATTCTATTTCGCCACACCCCCCTCCGCAGCACCGGTGATACTGCATCGCCTGAGTGAAGCCGGTTTACTGCAATCTGGAGGTGCAGCTGCACCCTGGACGAGGGTTATCATGGAAAAACCCTATGGCCGGGATCTCGAATCGGCAAGCGAACTGAACCGGATCGTCGCTGAAGTGTTGCAGGAGGATCAGGTCTACCGGATCGACCACTATTTGGGTAAGGAGACGGTCCAGAATATTCTGGTGGCCCGATTGGGAAACACCATATTCGAACCCTTGTGGAACCGAAAGTATATCGATCACATCCAGATCACTGCAGCCGAGTCCATCGGCGTGGAAGGCCGGGGTAGATTCTATGATAAAACTGGCGTGATAAGGGATATGGTACAGAGTCATCTGCTGCAGGTCCTCTCCCTCTGCGCCATGGAACCGCCGGTCTCTTTCGCCGCTGACGATATTCGGGATAAACGGGTCGAGGTATTGCGTTCACTGCGTCAATTCTCATCTCAGGAGGTTTTGCAGCATCTGGTCTTTGGTCAATATCGTGGTTACCGCGATGAGGAGAACGTGGATCCGCAGTCGCGGACGCCAACCTACGCTGCCATTAAATGCTATATCGATAACTGGCGATGGCAGGGGGTTCCATTCTTTCTTCGGGTCGGTAAGCATCTGGCGCAGCGAATGACAGAAATCTCTGTGGTGTTCCGCCCTGTGCCGCTATGCCTGTTCGGACGCGATGATGTCTGTCAGGATCTTGAACCGAACGTATTGACCATCCGTATCCAACCGGATGAGGGCATGGCCCTTAAAATATCCAGTAAGCGGCCGGGTGGTGAGATGGAGGTGGGTTCGGTGGAGATGGACTTCAGTTATTCCGAGACCTACACCCATCCCATCAAAGATGCCTACGAAAGATTGCTGCTGGATGCGGTGAAAGGGGATGCCACACTGTTCGCCAGACGGGATGAAGTGGAGTTCGCCTGGCGTTTCGTGACCCCCATTCTGAATAACTGGGAAAGCGCGGTAAAACGTCAACCGGTATTCTATGCCGAGGGCAGCGAAGGCCCTGAGGAAGCGGAGAAACTGATGGATCGCTATAGCCGGCAATGGCGGGAGATTATTTGA
- the pgl gene encoding 6-phosphogluconolactonase encodes MDRFIVDPVEFAAQAERWIGDKIQRVLESSMRCHLMLAGGATPLPIYRRLAMRKDIPWSRIDLYFGDERCVPVNTSENNYTTVMRSLFPDGDRPDGMNVYRMCGEEDPDKAAEVYELVLPERVDILLLGVGDDGHTASIFPGSAALDEEKRRVMPAIAAKPPLQRLTITPPVIQSARYLLVMVQGEEKADAVRRALVDRSVPAAIALDGDWLMDIQAARALPEEQRLGF; translated from the coding sequence ATGGATAGATTCATTGTCGATCCAGTTGAGTTTGCAGCTCAGGCTGAGCGGTGGATAGGTGACAAAATCCAGCGGGTGCTTGAGTCATCCATGCGATGCCACCTCATGCTGGCCGGTGGGGCGACCCCTCTGCCTATCTACCGGCGCCTGGCGATGCGCAAGGATATACCCTGGTCGCGCATCGATCTCTATTTCGGCGATGAGCGTTGTGTGCCGGTGAACACATCGGAGAACAATTACACCACGGTTATGCGCAGCTTGTTTCCGGATGGTGACAGGCCCGATGGTATGAATGTCTATCGCATGTGCGGCGAAGAGGATCCGGACAAGGCGGCGGAAGTGTACGAACTGGTATTACCGGAGAGGGTCGACATCCTTCTCCTGGGAGTCGGTGATGACGGTCACACGGCATCGATCTTCCCCGGGTCGGCCGCGTTGGATGAAGAGAAGCGACGTGTAATGCCTGCGATTGCCGCAAAGCCACCGCTACAAAGGTTGACGATTACCCCACCCGTTATTCAAAGCGCCAGATATCTGTTGGTTATGGTCCAGGGTGAGGAGAAGGCGGATGCCGTTCGCAGGGCGTTGGTCGATCGCAGCGTGCCGGCAGCCATAGCATTGGACGGGGATTGGTTGATGGACATCCAGGCGGCCCGTGCGTTGCCGGAAGAGCAAAGACTGGGTTTCTAG
- the gndA gene encoding NADP-dependent phosphogluconate dehydrogenase: MTEIKHFHIGLIGLGVMGRNLALNMEEKGFPVAVWNRRSAAITEFLDEHRGKGFGGDPEMARFIDLLERPRRILLMVKAGDPVDQVIEQLIPLLEPGDIIMDGGNSWFEDTRRRESYLREKGLHFVGVGISGGEEGARHGPSMMPGGSSDSYAEVRAVFEAITAQTEAGACVTHVGPDGAGHFVKMVHNGIEYADMQLLAEVYDLMHRGLGLSEIEMAERFDSWNQGPMESFLVELTAQVMKVVDRDSGSPLVSLVMDKAGQKGTGRWTVQAALEQGVAVPGIAAAVDARLLSAMKAQRVAASPLLHGPEVSDTTEKEALLADLHGAIYASRITAYAQGLDLIQSASERYQWSIDLAETARIWKGGCIIRARLLDPIRNAFSNHPKPINLMVDPALGAQLQGLQVAWRKVVCFACGAGIPVPVMSACLNYFDSYRTDRLPQNLIQAQRDAFGAHTYERVDHPEWGFIHSDWR; encoded by the coding sequence ATGACTGAAATCAAACATTTTCATATCGGCCTGATCGGATTGGGTGTCATGGGACGCAATCTGGCGCTTAACATGGAAGAGAAGGGATTTCCGGTTGCGGTGTGGAATCGCCGCAGCGCCGCAATCACTGAGTTTTTAGATGAGCATCGTGGTAAGGGGTTTGGCGGGGATCCCGAGATGGCCCGGTTTATAGACCTGCTGGAGCGGCCAAGAAGGATCCTGCTGATGGTCAAGGCGGGAGACCCCGTGGATCAGGTGATCGAACAGTTGATCCCGTTGTTGGAGCCCGGTGATATCATCATGGATGGCGGCAACTCATGGTTTGAGGATACCCGGCGCCGGGAAAGCTATCTGCGCGAGAAAGGACTTCACTTCGTCGGTGTCGGCATATCCGGTGGTGAGGAGGGGGCGCGCCACGGTCCCTCGATGATGCCGGGCGGTTCCAGCGACTCCTATGCGGAGGTTCGTGCGGTGTTTGAGGCGATCACCGCCCAGACCGAGGCGGGTGCCTGTGTCACTCATGTGGGGCCGGACGGTGCCGGCCATTTCGTCAAGATGGTCCATAATGGGATCGAATACGCGGATATGCAGCTGCTTGCTGAGGTCTATGACCTGATGCATCGAGGTCTGGGCCTAAGTGAGATTGAGATGGCCGAGCGGTTCGACAGTTGGAATCAAGGCCCGATGGAATCTTTCCTTGTGGAATTGACCGCCCAGGTGATGAAGGTTGTGGATCGGGATAGCGGCTCACCCCTGGTGAGTCTGGTGATGGATAAGGCAGGGCAGAAGGGGACCGGCCGTTGGACGGTACAGGCCGCACTCGAGCAGGGTGTAGCGGTGCCTGGCATCGCTGCCGCAGTGGATGCCAGGCTGCTCTCTGCAATGAAAGCCCAGCGCGTGGCGGCATCCCCACTGCTACATGGGCCTGAAGTCAGCGATACAACTGAAAAGGAAGCCTTGCTGGCGGATCTCCACGGCGCCATATACGCCTCTCGGATCACTGCGTACGCCCAGGGATTGGATCTGATTCAAAGCGCTTCGGAACGCTATCAGTGGTCGATCGATCTGGCCGAAACAGCGCGTATCTGGAAGGGAGGGTGTATTATCAGGGCGCGACTGCTCGATCCCATCCGCAACGCCTTTTCCAATCACCCGAAACCGATAAATCTGATGGTCGATCCTGCATTGGGAGCTCAGTTACAAGGGTTGCAGGTTGCCTGGCGAAAAGTGGTCTGTTTTGCCTGCGGTGCCGGGATCCCGGTTCCGGTGATGAGCGCCTGTCTCAACTATTTCGACAGTTACCGGACCGACCGGTTGCCGCAAAACCTGATCCAGGCCCAGCGGGACGCCTTCGGCGCCCATACCTACGAACGAGTGGATCACCCGGAATGGGGTTTCATCCACTCGGACTGGCGGTAA
- a CDS encoding DUF4870 family protein has protein sequence MNGSTKAINNIHNDREKTIAMAVYALQALSFLFVITFLIAVIINYVKRDDVRNSWLESHYRWQIRTFWFSLLWIVIGYLTIFILIGYPVLLVNMVWLIYRIIKGWLRLSEGREMYGMSNHRT, from the coding sequence ATGAACGGTTCGACGAAGGCGATCAACAACATCCATAATGATCGGGAAAAAACCATCGCAATGGCGGTATATGCACTGCAGGCCCTTTCTTTCCTGTTCGTCATTACCTTTCTGATTGCCGTCATTATCAACTACGTCAAGCGCGACGATGTCAGGAACAGTTGGCTTGAATCACACTACAGATGGCAGATCCGCACCTTCTGGTTCAGTCTCCTGTGGATAGTGATCGGCTACCTCACAATCTTTATCCTGATTGGCTACCCGGTGCTTTTGGTTAATATGGTGTGGTTGATCTATCGCATCATCAAGGGCTGGCTGAGACTCTCCGAGGGACGTGAGATGTACGGCATGAGCAATCACAGAACATAA
- a CDS encoding GAK system CofD-like protein — protein MKDIFVTRTVRIPDPLRISRYQKSPELGPRILFFSGGSALNDVSRVLKGYTHNSIHLVTPFDSGGSSAKLRQAFDMPSIGDLRSRLVALADETVTGHPEVYELLIYRFPLKAEKGELLHQLESMIRGRHPLVEPVNNPIRRIIRYQLGYFYDAMPAKFDLRGASIGNLILSGGYLNNHEHLDPIIFLFEKLLGVQGLVRAVVNDKFHLTAELEDGSRIVGQHLLTGKEVSPLESPVKEISLSRRLDKYTPVKSQLRKKNHKLIQKAELIVYPPGSFYTSLVANLLPQGVGASIAENDCPKVYVPNLGADPEQLGMNLNDAVRRLMHYLRKNLSGNAAKGRQLNFILLDSRNGQYPSKLSAKLVEELDIQVIDTTLISRRSAPYYDSKLLVSALLSLT, from the coding sequence ATGAAAGACATCTTTGTTACACGCACTGTACGCATACCCGATCCGCTCCGCATCAGCCGTTATCAAAAAAGCCCTGAACTCGGACCAAGGATACTCTTCTTCAGCGGTGGCAGCGCCCTCAATGACGTTAGCCGGGTCTTGAAAGGCTACACCCATAATTCAATACATCTGGTAACCCCATTCGACTCCGGCGGCAGTTCCGCCAAACTACGTCAGGCATTCGACATGCCCTCTATTGGAGATTTGCGCAGTCGACTCGTTGCATTGGCGGATGAAACAGTGACCGGACATCCGGAGGTCTATGAACTACTGATCTACCGTTTTCCCCTTAAGGCAGAGAAGGGTGAGCTGCTACATCAGCTCGAGTCAATGATCAGAGGCAGACACCCGCTGGTGGAACCGGTAAACAATCCCATCAGGCGTATCATCCGCTATCAGTTGGGTTATTTCTATGACGCCATGCCGGCAAAGTTCGATCTGCGTGGAGCCAGCATCGGTAATCTGATTCTCAGTGGCGGTTATCTCAATAACCATGAACATCTCGATCCGATCATCTTTCTGTTCGAAAAGCTGTTGGGGGTTCAGGGACTGGTGCGTGCGGTCGTAAATGATAAATTCCATCTCACGGCAGAGTTGGAAGATGGCAGTCGTATAGTCGGTCAACATCTGCTGACCGGCAAGGAGGTTTCGCCCCTTGAGAGTCCGGTGAAAGAGATCTCTCTCTCCAGACGCTTGGATAAATACACACCGGTGAAATCGCAATTACGCAAAAAAAACCATAAGCTGATACAAAAAGCGGAGTTGATTGTCTATCCCCCCGGCAGTTTTTACACCAGTCTGGTGGCCAATCTACTGCCTCAAGGTGTCGGGGCCTCGATAGCGGAAAATGATTGCCCTAAGGTCTACGTACCAAATCTGGGTGCAGATCCGGAACAGCTGGGTATGAATCTGAACGATGCGGTGCGGCGGTTGATGCACTATTTGCGTAAAAATTTGTCGGGTAATGCCGCAAAAGGAAGGCAATTGAATTTCATACTCCTCGACAGTAGAAATGGGCAATACCCATCGAAACTCTCTGCCAAGCTTGTCGAGGAACTTGATATTCAGGTAATCGATACAACGCTTATCAGTAGACGCAGCGCACCCTACTACGATTCGAAACTGCTGGTCTCGGCCCTGCTCTCCCTTACCTAG
- a CDS encoding fatty acid desaturase, with amino-acid sequence MTLNGLFDLSLSDFIILILVLTHITIVSVTVFLHRHQAHRALWLHPVLSHFFRFWLWLTTGMVTREWVSIHRKHHAKCEMEDDPHSPQIQGLSKVLWQGAELYQQEAKNQETLERYGKGTPDDWLERHLYTRYNYLGIALLFVVELILLGPAGITVWAIQMIWIPFWAAGVINGIGHYWGYRNFEIPNAATNIVPWGIFIGGEELHNNHHAFGSSAKLSNRWWEFDLGWFYIKLFTFLRLARVLKIAPKRALIAERSQLDIDAIKALTVNRLQLLSDYRRKVLKPVFRYEIRHAQRPLRSLYRSAQRLVRRDSMLLSDSDLLQLKEILDTNAALDKVYQFKLKLQAIWEQQASSHEKRLEALSLWCAQAEASGVEALQEFVSILRSYGMTPVR; translated from the coding sequence ATGACACTCAATGGCTTATTCGATTTATCACTGTCAGATTTTATTATTCTGATCCTGGTTCTCACCCATATCACCATCGTTTCGGTGACAGTCTTTCTTCATCGTCATCAGGCCCACCGGGCGCTCTGGTTACATCCTGTGCTGAGCCATTTCTTTCGATTCTGGCTCTGGTTGACGACCGGTATGGTGACCCGTGAATGGGTGTCCATCCATCGCAAGCACCATGCGAAGTGTGAAATGGAGGACGATCCCCACAGTCCCCAGATCCAGGGATTGAGCAAAGTGTTGTGGCAGGGTGCAGAGCTTTACCAGCAGGAGGCAAAGAATCAGGAGACCCTGGAACGCTACGGTAAGGGAACACCGGACGATTGGCTGGAACGCCATCTCTATACACGCTACAACTATTTGGGCATCGCACTGCTGTTTGTCGTTGAGTTGATACTGCTGGGCCCTGCAGGCATTACGGTCTGGGCTATCCAGATGATATGGATACCGTTCTGGGCTGCGGGGGTGATCAATGGTATCGGCCACTATTGGGGCTATCGCAATTTCGAGATCCCCAATGCGGCGACCAACATTGTTCCCTGGGGAATCTTTATCGGTGGAGAGGAGTTGCACAACAACCATCACGCCTTCGGCAGCTCCGCCAAGCTGTCAAACCGGTGGTGGGAGTTTGATCTGGGCTGGTTCTATATCAAGTTGTTCACTTTTTTACGATTGGCAAGAGTGCTCAAGATTGCACCCAAGCGCGCCTTGATCGCAGAGCGTTCACAACTGGACATAGATGCGATTAAGGCGCTGACTGTCAATCGGCTGCAATTGTTGAGTGATTATCGTCGCAAGGTGTTGAAGCCGGTGTTCAGATATGAGATCAGGCATGCCCAACGTCCGCTGCGAAGTCTATATCGCAGTGCCCAGCGCCTGGTGCGCCGGGACAGCATGCTGCTGAGCGATAGCGACCTGTTACAGCTGAAAGAGATTCTCGATACCAATGCGGCCCTGGACAAGGTCTATCAGTTCAAATTGAAGCTGCAGGCGATCTGGGAACAGCAGGCCTCCAGCCACGAAAAACGTCTTGAAGCCCTGAGTCTATGGTGTGCCCAGGCGGAAGCGAGCGGAGTGGAGGCGTTACAGGAGTTTGTCTCCATCCTCCGATCCTACGGGATGACGCCGGTGCGGTGA
- a CDS encoding DUF2333 family protein gives MKTLFEKLLRATTSLINRIARLYHPRTLREKGWIWGSMLGVVTLSVLLFLLGLYWSSVPEPFDVRNNTHNMLQEMSLKPVTGSYTTTALVTVMETLLQKPGGYLSNDITPPSVFLDNIPNWEFGALTQARDLARSLRNDMSRSQSQSLENEDLAITEPQFNYSNDSWIFPSTEGEYHKGLEALRRYLSGLSQQGETSTQFFARADNLRDWLAIVEKRLGSLSQRLSASVGQERINTDLAGDPDAAQSTATSDNVRVQTPWLEIDDVFFEARGATWALIHFLHAVEIDFQDILRKKNALVSLRQIIRELEATQGSISSPVVLNGSGLGIFANYSLVMASYISRANAAVIDLRSLLSQG, from the coding sequence GTGAAAACGCTTTTCGAAAAACTACTTCGCGCTACAACCTCTCTGATAAACCGGATTGCCCGGCTTTATCATCCCCGTACCCTGCGGGAAAAGGGTTGGATTTGGGGCAGTATGCTCGGCGTTGTCACCCTTTCCGTATTGCTTTTTCTACTCGGACTCTATTGGAGCAGCGTGCCCGAACCCTTCGATGTACGCAACAACACCCACAACATGCTGCAGGAGATGAGCCTGAAACCGGTCACCGGTTCCTACACCACCACCGCCCTAGTCACTGTCATGGAAACCCTGTTGCAAAAACCGGGAGGTTATCTGAGTAATGACATCACGCCGCCGAGCGTTTTTCTGGACAATATTCCCAACTGGGAGTTCGGTGCCCTCACCCAGGCCCGCGATCTGGCCCGCTCGTTACGCAATGATATGAGCCGCTCTCAATCCCAGTCGTTGGAAAACGAGGATCTGGCCATCACCGAGCCTCAATTCAACTACAGTAACGACTCCTGGATATTCCCTTCGACCGAGGGTGAGTACCATAAGGGTCTCGAGGCACTCAGACGCTATCTAAGCGGCCTCTCCCAACAAGGCGAGACGAGTACCCAGTTCTTTGCCCGTGCCGATAATCTGCGTGACTGGCTGGCGATAGTCGAGAAGCGTCTGGGAAGCCTCTCCCAACGCTTGAGCGCCAGCGTGGGGCAGGAGCGCATCAATACCGACCTCGCAGGCGACCCTGACGCCGCACAATCGACCGCCACCTCTGACAATGTCAGGGTACAGACACCATGGCTCGAGATAGATGATGTCTTCTTCGAGGCCCGCGGCGCCACCTGGGCCCTGATTCACTTTCTGCATGCAGTAGAGATCGATTTTCAGGATATATTGAGGAAGAAAAATGCCCTGGTGAGTCTGCGTCAGATCATCCGCGAACTGGAAGCCACCCAGGGCTCCATCAGCAGTCCGGTGGTATTGAACGGCAGTGGATTGGGGATCTTCGCCAACTACTCACTGGTCATGGCCTCTTACATATCACGGGCCAATGCGGCAGTCATCGATCTGCGGAGTTTACTAAGCCAGGGGTAG